In one Alphaproteobacteria bacterium SS10 genomic region, the following are encoded:
- a CDS encoding flagellin has protein sequence MSTEQREIYTDDLRAQVDQLRSFIENAEYNGRNILAGDQGTFGDAFTGYSAAESVNAIRNIDGQSLQIRANDLVLGTGGSSGVTGFVGLARIVYSTDTTDGGSDGLTGNDTTASNAVAANSDGNFVARSLVNARVAQAALAGLNDDGTRAADAFRSADTETQGTQSVFNSAFSFFEQEISNALGQLGADNRSIELQLEFNTSLNDATTEGLGNLVDADLARESARLQALQTRQQLSIQALSIANQQPTNVLALFN, from the coding sequence ATCTCCACCGAGCAGCGTGAAATCTATACCGATGATCTTCGCGCCCAGGTCGATCAGCTGCGCAGCTTCATTGAGAATGCTGAATATAACGGTCGGAATATCCTGGCCGGTGATCAGGGTACTTTTGGTGATGCTTTTACCGGTTATTCGGCTGCCGAGTCGGTAAATGCAATCCGAAACATTGATGGCCAGAGCCTCCAAATTCGAGCCAACGACCTAGTCCTCGGCACCGGTGGTTCCTCCGGTGTTACTGGCTTCGTTGGTTTGGCGCGGATTGTCTACTCAACCGACACCACCGACGGTGGCTCGGACGGGCTAACAGGTAATGACACCACCGCGAGTAACGCGGTTGCGGCGAACTCTGACGGTAACTTTGTTGCGCGGTCTTTGGTCAATGCCCGTGTCGCTCAGGCGGCTTTGGCTGGCCTAAATGATGACGGCACCCGGGCGGCTGATGCCTTCCGTAGCGCTGATACCGAAACTCAGGGCACCCAATCGGTGTTCAACAGCGCCTTCTCGTTCTTCGAGCAGGAGATCAGCAATGCGCTGGGTCAGCTAGGTGCCGACAACCGCTCAATCGAGCTACAGCTTGAGTTCAATACATCGTTGAATGACGCAACCACCGAAGGCCTCGGCAATCTAGTAGATGCTGATCTGGCCCGTGAGTCGGCCCGTTTGCAGGCCTTGCAGACCAGGCAGCAGCTCTCGATCCAGGCACTGTCGAT
- a CDS encoding tetratricopeptide repeat protein: MAKQLTPKQAKALSLHEDALKLLQEDKAEDALPLLKEAALIAPTSQNIAANLGFAHLALDENEEALACFKRAVALKPNWSLGHYNMGLALYKLRRVSEAREAYEKALRYTPDDLAASNNLALCLLETLEIQPALDLLQDILDRDPDNVDATLNMAKLWSMLDRPKPAIGLLKRLADKVHDDAELLVDLGAALRRTGDYKFAAEVLERALKIDPSDTATTLQLAMVLMAWRQYKKSIELLEALDEDPEFEAQISQLLGVNYNSIGELETGLEYGLKAVELQPNNFSFYLNPIFSLNYWVPPSPERIFELTKKFDEQAAQDFNKIPRYEEPPAKPKSEKLRLAFLSPDYREHSCSYFVEGLFRNLDRERFEVVGVPLKATSDSRTMILKQITDDWLPIYHLELGQQLEILRDRKIDIAFDLAGHTSDNLLIAFAQRFAPVQVNWLGYPNTTGVKAMDYRFIDDITDPEDADRQYYSEKLVRLPECFLNYSPPQATPIILDKSPNDHIVFVSFNSVAKVNKVVVAAWIEILKRVPGSRILMKALQLDDDDLVKQIFDSLTEQGVDRDRLEVLGPMPSTFDHLNTYNEADIGLDTFPYNGTTTTCEAAWMGVPVITTIGEVHSARVGASLNTALGLEELIAKDPEEYVEKAVALATDVPRLRALQNGLRGRMENSVLRNDALYAERFGAAIEQIWEQHLAKNEGLVSSV, encoded by the coding sequence ATGGCTAAACAATTGACCCCTAAACAGGCGAAAGCCTTGTCCCTGCATGAGGATGCTTTGAAGCTTCTGCAGGAGGACAAAGCAGAGGATGCTCTGCCGCTATTGAAAGAGGCCGCGCTGATCGCGCCTACCTCTCAAAACATCGCTGCAAATTTGGGATTTGCCCATCTGGCCTTGGATGAGAATGAGGAGGCGCTGGCTTGTTTTAAGCGGGCGGTGGCGCTTAAGCCGAACTGGTCACTGGGCCATTACAATATGGGCCTGGCGCTATACAAGCTACGCCGGGTGTCTGAGGCGAGGGAGGCATACGAGAAGGCCCTGCGCTACACGCCAGATGATTTGGCAGCCAGCAACAATCTGGCTCTTTGCTTGCTTGAGACGCTTGAGATTCAGCCAGCATTGGACCTGCTCCAAGATATTTTGGATCGTGATCCGGACAACGTCGATGCAACACTCAACATGGCGAAGCTGTGGAGTATGTTGGATCGACCAAAACCAGCAATTGGCTTGCTTAAGCGACTTGCTGACAAGGTTCATGACGATGCTGAGCTGCTTGTTGATCTCGGCGCTGCCTTACGACGTACAGGCGACTACAAGTTTGCCGCGGAGGTGCTTGAACGCGCCCTCAAGATTGATCCATCTGATACGGCAACCACACTTCAGCTTGCCATGGTGTTGATGGCATGGCGCCAATACAAGAAGTCAATCGAGCTGCTAGAGGCGCTTGATGAAGACCCCGAATTTGAAGCCCAAATTAGCCAACTGCTTGGTGTTAACTACAACTCAATTGGCGAGCTGGAGACTGGGCTTGAATACGGGCTGAAGGCTGTTGAACTGCAGCCCAACAATTTCTCCTTCTATCTGAACCCGATCTTCTCACTGAACTACTGGGTGCCGCCCAGCCCGGAGCGCATTTTTGAGCTAACTAAAAAATTTGACGAGCAGGCGGCGCAAGACTTCAACAAGATACCAAGGTATGAGGAGCCGCCAGCAAAGCCAAAGAGCGAGAAGCTAAGACTTGCTTTCCTATCACCAGATTACCGAGAGCATTCCTGTTCGTACTTTGTGGAAGGGCTGTTCCGTAACCTGGATCGTGAGCGTTTTGAAGTTGTTGGGGTTCCACTGAAAGCCACTTCAGATAGCCGCACGATGATCCTCAAGCAGATTACTGATGATTGGCTGCCCATTTATCACTTAGAGCTTGGCCAGCAGCTTGAGATCCTGCGTGATCGTAAGATCGATATCGCCTTTGATTTGGCGGGCCATACATCGGACAACCTTCTAATCGCGTTTGCTCAACGCTTCGCGCCTGTGCAGGTCAATTGGTTGGGATATCCCAACACAACTGGCGTTAAGGCCATGGATTACCGTTTTATCGACGATATCACAGATCCTGAGGATGCAGATCGTCAGTACTACTCCGAGAAGTTGGTGCGACTACCAGAGTGCTTCCTGAATTATTCACCACCCCAGGCAACGCCGATCATTCTCGATAAATCGCCGAATGATCATATCGTGTTCGTGTCGTTTAACTCGGTCGCCAAGGTTAACAAGGTAGTTGTTGCTGCTTGGATTGAGATCCTGAAACGGGTGCCGGGTTCACGGATCCTGATGAAGGCGCTGCAGCTTGATGATGATGACTTGGTCAAACAGATTTTTGACTCATTGACTGAGCAAGGCGTTGATCGGGATCGCCTTGAAGTCTTGGGCCCAATGCCATCCACCTTCGATCACCTGAATACCTACAATGAAGCCGATATCGGTCTTGATACCTTCCCCTATAACGGCACCACTACAACCTGTGAGGCCGCCTGGATGGGCGTGCCGGTGATTACCACGATCGGTGAAGTTCACTCAGCTCGTGTCGGGGCCAGCTTGAATACGGCCCTTGGCCTTGAGGAGCTTATCGCCAAAGACCCTGAAGAGTACGTTGAGAAAGCCGTCGCCTTAGCGACCGACGTGCCGCGGCTTCGTGCCCTGCAGAACGGCCTTCGTGGCCGGATGGAGAATTCGGTTCTGCGAAATGATGCGCTTTACGCTGAGCGGTTCGGTGCGGCTATCGAGCAAATCTGGGAACAGCATTTGGCTAAGAATGAGGGCCTAGTCTCCAGTGTCTGA
- a CDS encoding tetratricopeptide repeat protein: MNEEAVKSEEQEAAPAPSTAANRGKLSDYLAHVERGDKARDEQDFATAIAEYQAAALLRPNMFHPQMMMGKILYQQGLPGEAIGYLQNAHQMQPTNVILLLHIAEMLALMGDNEAAQGVVCDALAIDDKNVNAICMLAHLLHVEEKFDEAIELLQVAIEDAPDEAELWRSVGDVMAAKSDNENAKTFYEEALRLDPALQMAQEGLDKLNANQDTAAEAVH, encoded by the coding sequence ATGAATGAAGAAGCAGTAAAATCTGAAGAACAGGAAGCCGCTCCAGCGCCGAGCACCGCCGCCAATCGCGGTAAGCTGTCGGACTATCTGGCGCATGTTGAGCGCGGTGATAAAGCTCGTGATGAACAGGATTTTGCGACGGCAATCGCTGAGTATCAGGCGGCAGCCCTGCTTCGGCCGAATATGTTTCACCCGCAGATGATGATGGGGAAGATCCTCTATCAACAGGGCCTACCGGGCGAGGCAATCGGGTATTTGCAGAATGCCCACCAGATGCAGCCCACCAATGTCATATTGCTTCTGCACATCGCCGAAATGCTGGCCCTCATGGGGGACAATGAAGCAGCCCAAGGGGTTGTTTGCGACGCCTTGGCCATTGACGATAAGAACGTCAACGCAATCTGCATGTTGGCCCATCTGCTGCACGTCGAAGAAAAGTTTGATGAGGCGATTGAGCTGCTGCAGGTAGCCATTGAGGATGCGCCCGATGAAGCTGAGCTATGGCGCAGCGTTGGCGATGTCATGGCGGCTAAATCAGATAACGAGAATGCCAAGACCTTCTATGAAGAGGCCCTGCGTCTCGACCCTGCGCTACAGATGGCGCAAGAGGGGTTGGACAAGCTCAATGCTAACCAAGATACGGCTGCTGAAGCTGTCCACTAA
- a CDS encoding nucleotide sugar dehydrogenase, with protein sequence MSAIQTLQERLDAGTATIGVIGLGYVGLPLVHAFASLGRKVIGFDIDAERVAMLNAGTSDIDRVPNEALASYRADERFEATDNFDRLAEVDAINICVPTPLDRHQQPDLSYVEATGRAIAKQLRPGQLIVLQSTSFPGTTAEVLEPLLTETGLKRGEDFLLAFSPEREDPGNPTHHLGNTPKVVGADDQASLDAVATLFEPLVPSVVKVSTAATAEAVKLTENIFRSINIALVNELKVIYARMGIDIWEVIEGAKSKPFGFMPFYPGPGLGGHCIPIDPFYLTYKAREYDLVPRFIELAGQVNMGMPYYVIDQLATGLEEKLGKTIRHAEILVIGAAYKKNVGDTRESPSLKLLDLLISRGAKVRYHDPHVPVLSTFRHFPDLEGMESVDLATALPTVDAVVISTDHDAVDYGLIADQASVIVDTRNAMRSNQLTPKGLVLA encoded by the coding sequence ATGAGTGCTATCCAGACATTGCAGGAGCGGCTTGATGCCGGCACCGCCACCATTGGCGTGATTGGCCTCGGCTATGTTGGGCTACCATTGGTCCATGCTTTCGCCAGCCTAGGCCGGAAGGTCATTGGCTTTGATATCGATGCTGAGCGTGTGGCGATGCTGAATGCCGGCACCTCAGATATTGATCGGGTGCCAAATGAAGCTCTTGCCAGTTACCGCGCCGACGAACGGTTTGAGGCGACAGACAACTTTGATCGGCTGGCGGAAGTTGATGCGATCAATATCTGTGTGCCGACCCCTTTAGACAGGCACCAACAACCCGACCTGAGCTATGTCGAGGCAACAGGGCGAGCCATTGCCAAACAATTGCGGCCGGGCCAGCTCATCGTTCTGCAATCCACCAGTTTTCCTGGTACCACGGCCGAGGTGCTGGAACCCCTGCTGACCGAAACCGGGCTGAAGCGGGGCGAGGACTTTCTGCTCGCATTCTCACCAGAGCGGGAAGATCCCGGCAACCCAACCCACCATCTGGGCAATACGCCCAAGGTTGTGGGCGCCGATGATCAGGCCTCCCTAGATGCCGTCGCAACCCTGTTTGAACCTCTTGTGCCGTCCGTCGTGAAGGTTTCCACCGCCGCGACAGCAGAGGCGGTCAAACTGACCGAGAATATCTTCCGCAGCATCAACATCGCCCTCGTGAACGAGTTGAAGGTGATCTATGCCCGTATGGGGATCGATATCTGGGAGGTGATTGAAGGCGCGAAGAGCAAGCCATTTGGCTTTATGCCTTTCTACCCAGGGCCTGGCCTTGGTGGGCACTGCATTCCGATCGATCCGTTCTACCTGACCTATAAGGCGCGGGAGTATGACCTGGTACCCCGGTTTATCGAGCTGGCCGGCCAGGTGAATATGGGCATGCCCTATTACGTGATCGATCAGCTAGCCACCGGGTTAGAGGAGAAGCTGGGCAAGACCATCCGGCATGCAGAGATCCTGGTGATTGGTGCCGCTTATAAGAAGAATGTTGGCGACACGCGGGAAAGCCCGTCGTTGAAGCTGCTGGACCTGCTAATCAGCCGCGGTGCGAAGGTTCGGTATCACGACCCGCATGTGCCGGTGCTCAGCACCTTCCGGCATTTCCCCGATCTTGAGGGGATGGAGAGTGTGGACCTAGCGACCGCGCTACCAACCGTTGATGCGGTGGTGATCTCCACTGATCATGACGCGGTTGATTATGGACTGATCGCGGATCAAGCATCAGTGATCGTGGACACCCGCAATGCCATGCGGAGCAACCAGCTGACGCCTAAGGGCCTGGTGCTGGCGTAA
- a CDS encoding flagellar hook-basal body complex protein encodes MSVFGSLFTGVSALNAQSQSLTVISNNIANNQTPGFKRSVTTFANLVTGSNTNSILQPGGVRAGTLGTVNQQGLLQQSGREEDLGILGDGFFVVGQNENNQIQFPFYTRAGRFEENEDGFLQTPQEVGGQVLYGWRLDDDGNIPTNFDNLDSLEPINLNFLPGFNQTTTVIDPAINFDASTGLSTNNGPTAAGFDSDFSRVITVFDSLGTPQTLNLEISKAPAPNLTNAVLDGTDLTLDTELNQSGIPLAVAETLTIDVGGAPVVVTIPLGTTSLTVGELIAQINAALPNAGVGAGGASLSDDGSLVITAFTEGEAVTVGGIVSSAGSSIFDQLDSELAGGGNIATAGKYNAALVVPYDPASPALVPATNPGSAVFPPLGTPASQDANPFGWWEVRISGGDQTNDNANIGYINFNPDGSINHDANANGNVAITLANIDFGNGSDPQTIDFTLDRLTQLNSQFLTTDIDQNGASFGIRRSFNIDTEGVVNVVFSNDEIVPLYKIALADFPAVNGLQSESLNVFSSSNESGEVSLTEANLNGSGQIFSGSFEQSNVDLANEFSQLIITQRAYSAGTKVITTADQMLAELLNIR; translated from the coding sequence ATGAGCGTCTTCGGTTCTTTATTTACGGGTGTTTCCGCGCTGAATGCGCAGAGCCAATCCCTCACGGTGATTTCGAACAATATCGCCAACAACCAGACCCCTGGCTTTAAACGCTCGGTGACGACATTCGCCAACCTGGTGACTGGTTCCAACACGAACTCAATCCTGCAACCAGGCGGCGTTCGCGCCGGTACCCTGGGCACGGTAAACCAACAAGGTTTGCTGCAGCAGTCAGGCCGTGAAGAGGATCTTGGTATCCTCGGCGACGGCTTCTTCGTTGTTGGCCAGAACGAAAACAACCAGATCCAGTTCCCATTCTATACCAGGGCCGGTCGGTTCGAGGAGAATGAGGATGGCTTCCTGCAGACCCCTCAAGAGGTTGGTGGGCAAGTTCTGTACGGCTGGCGCCTGGATGATGACGGCAACATTCCGACGAACTTCGATAACCTCGATAGTTTGGAGCCGATCAACCTGAACTTCTTGCCTGGCTTCAACCAGACCACGACGGTGATTGACCCGGCCATCAACTTTGATGCCTCTACCGGTCTCAGCACCAATAACGGTCCGACGGCTGCTGGCTTCGATTCTGATTTCTCACGGGTGATCACGGTCTTTGATAGCCTCGGTACGCCGCAGACCTTGAACCTTGAGATCTCCAAGGCACCAGCGCCTAACCTGACTAATGCGGTTCTGGATGGCACTGACCTGACCCTGGATACAGAGCTTAACCAAAGTGGCATCCCACTGGCTGTTGCTGAGACCCTGACCATTGATGTTGGCGGTGCACCGGTTGTGGTTACTATCCCGCTGGGCACAACCTCCCTAACGGTTGGTGAGCTTATCGCACAGATCAATGCGGCCCTGCCAAACGCCGGTGTCGGTGCCGGTGGCGCCTCACTAAGTGACGATGGCTCGCTTGTGATTACGGCCTTCACGGAAGGTGAAGCAGTCACGGTTGGTGGCATTGTTTCTTCTGCTGGCTCCTCGATCTTTGATCAGCTGGACTCAGAACTGGCAGGTGGCGGTAACATTGCCACGGCCGGCAAGTACAACGCCGCGCTGGTAGTCCCTTATGACCCAGCTAGCCCGGCATTGGTTCCAGCAACCAACCCTGGTTCAGCGGTGTTCCCACCCTTGGGTACCCCGGCCTCTCAAGACGCTAACCCATTCGGTTGGTGGGAGGTTCGGATCTCCGGTGGTGACCAGACAAACGACAACGCCAATATCGGTTACATCAACTTCAACCCTGATGGCTCGATCAACCACGACGCTAATGCCAACGGCAACGTCGCGATTACTCTAGCAAATATCGATTTTGGTAACGGTTCGGACCCGCAGACGATCGACTTTACCCTCGACCGTTTGACCCAGCTGAACTCACAGTTCCTGACCACTGATATTGATCAGAACGGTGCCTCCTTCGGTATCCGCCGGAGCTTCAACATCGATACTGAGGGTGTTGTGAATGTGGTGTTCTCGAATGATGAGATCGTCCCGCTTTACAAGATCGCCCTTGCTGACTTCCCAGCCGTGAACGGCCTGCAGTCAGAGAGCCTGAATGTCTTCAGCTCCAGTAACGAGAGTGGTGAGGTTAGCCTGACCGAGGCGAACTTGAATGGCTCTGGCCAGATCTTCTCTGGGTCGTTTGAGCAATCAAACGTCGACCTGGCGAATGAGTTCTCTCAGCTGATCATTACCCAGCGGGCATATTCTGCCGGTACCAAGGTGATTACCACCGCCGACCAGATGCTGGCTGAACTTCTAAACATCCGATAA